The following are encoded in a window of Syngnathoides biaculeatus isolate LvHL_M chromosome 3, ASM1980259v1, whole genome shotgun sequence genomic DNA:
- the tars3 gene encoding threonine--tRNA ligase 1, cytoplasmic has product MANCLTARLAAQEEQIRLLAGEISTLRDGIIRDMGPAGDAGVSLQLEELKSENEKLKYRLLHLRRSLCAELELDPCKSSQPVADVVVVVKGGQTDNRAAKKVSTTHAKPGDKNKKNQRKELLGASVKGVWPAFVDERLRLYEELKKESDALQAKRASDGKTITVELPDGRQVMGTSWVTTPYKLACDISQGLADNAVISRVNGELWDLDRPLEDNCSLEILRFDNEDAQAVYWHSSAHILGEAMERYYGGCLCYGPPIENGFYYDMFLDGPKSVSSTEFEELETLCKMVMKEKQAFERLELTKETLLKMFKYNKFKCRILNEKVSTPTTTVYRCGPLIDLCRGPHVRHTGKIKAIKIFKNSSTYWEGRSDMETLQRIYGISFPDSKMLKEWERFQEEAKNRDHRKIGKDQELFFFHDLSPGSCFFLPRGAYIYSTLMEFIRGEYWKRGFQEVASPNIYNSKLWETSGHWQHYSENMFSFPVEEETFALKPMNCPGHCLMFGHRPRSWRELPLRLADFGVLHRNELSGTLTGLTRVRRFQQDDAHIFCTMEQIESEMKGCLDFLRCVYSVFGFSFQLYLSTRPEKYLGDIAVWNQAEEQLENSLNEFGEPWKLNPGDGAFYGPKIDIKIKDAIGRYHQCATIQLDFQLPICFDLTFVGKDGDDKARPVIIHRAILGSVERMIAILTENYAGKWPLWISPRQVMVVPVNPSCEDYAKNVCKEFTNAGMMADADLDSGCLLNKKIRNAQMAQYNFIFVVGEKEKTTNSVNVRTRDNKIHGELLVAEAVERLCLLKQARCRNAEEEF; this is encoded by the exons ATGGCGAACTGCTTGACCGCACGCTTGGCAGCTCAGGAGGAGCAAATTCGGCTCCTCGCGGGCGAAATCTCCACCCTTCGGGACGGAATCATCCGGGACATGGGCCCTGCTGGCGACGCGGGGGTCTCTCTGCAGCTGGAGGAGCTGAAGTCGGAGAATGAGAAGCTCAAGTACCGACTGCTGCACCTTCGCCGGAGTCTATGTGCTGAGCTGGAGCTGGACCCGTGCAAGAGTTCACAGCCAGTGGCGgacgttgtcgtcgtcgtcaaaGGAGGACAGACTGACAACAGAGCTGCTAAAAAG GTAAGCACCACTCATGCCAAACCAGGcgacaaaaacaagaagaatcAGAGAAAAGAACTATTGGGTGCAAGTGTTAAAGGG GTCTGGCCCGCCTTTGTCGACGAGCGCCTCAGGCTCTATGAGGAGCTGAAGAAGGAAAGTGATGCCCTCCAGGCCAAGAGAGCCTCAGACGGTAAGACCATAACAGTGGAGCTTCCTGACGGGCGCCAGGTGATGGGCACGTCCTGGGTCACCACCCCGTATAAACTGGCTTGTGACATCAG TCAGGGTCTGGCTGACAATGCAGTGATATCGCGAGTGAACGGGGAGCTCTGGGACTTGGACAGACCTCTGGAGGACAACTGCTCTCTGGAGATCTTGCGCTTTGACAACGAGGATGCTCAGGCA gtGTACTGGCACTCCAGCGCTCACATCCTGGGTGAGGCGATGGAGCGCTATTATGGTGGCTGTTTATGTTATGGCCCCCCAATAGAGAATGGCTTCTACTACGACATGTTCCTGGATGGCCCGAA GAGCGTGTCCAGCACAGAGTTTGAGGAACTGGAGACCTTGTGCAAGATGGTGATGAAGGAGAAACAAGCCTTTGAGAGGCTTGAGCTTACCAAGGAGACGCTGCTTAAGATGTTCAAG TACAACAAATTCAAGTGCCGGATTCTAAATGAGAAGGTCTCCACACCCACAACTACAGTCTACAG GTGCGGGCCCCTTATAGACCTCTGTAGAGGTCCTCATGTTAGGCACACAGGCAAGATCAAAGCCATAAAGATTTTCAAG AACTCTTCCACCTACTGGGAGGGCCGCTCTGACATGGAGACGCTGCAGAGGATATATGGGATCTCGTTCCCTGACTCCAAGATGCTCAAAGAGTGGGAACGCTTCCAGGAAGAGGCCAAGAATAGGGATCATCGCAAGATCGGCAAA GACCAAGAGCTGTTCTTCTTCCATGATCTCAGTCCTGGGAGTTGCTTCTTCCTGCCGCGAGGAGCTTACATCTACAGCACGCTCATGGAATTCATTAGA gGTGAGTACTGGAAGAGAGGGTTCCAGGAAGTAGCCTCTCCCAATATCTATAACAGCAAGCTGTGGGAGACGTCAGGCCACTGGCAACATTACAGTGAAAACATGTTCTCCTTCCCTGTTGAGGAGGAGACCTTCGCACTCAAACCCATGAACTGCCCCGGACACTG TTTGATGTTCGGCCATAGACCTCGTTCGTGGCGGGAGCTCCCCCTCAGGCTGGCTGACTTTGGGGTCCTTCACCGGAACGAGCTGTCCGGAACACTCACCGGGTTGACGAGAGTGCGACGTTTCCAGCAGGATGATGCTCACATTTTTTGCACCATGGAGCAG attGAGTCTGAGATGAAAGGCTGCCTGGACTTTCTACGCTGTGTCTACAGCGTGTTTGGCTTCTCCTTCCAGCTTTACCTCTCCACTCGTCCAGAAAAGTATCTGGGTGACATTGCTGTGTGGAACCAAGCTGAGGAG CAATTGGAGAACAGCCTCAATGAGTTTGGGGAGCCTTGGAAACTCAACCCAGGAGATGGCGCTTTCTATGGCCCAAAG ATTGACATTAAGATCAAAGATGCCATTGGTCGTTACCACCAGTGTGCAACCATTCAACTGGACTTCCAGCTTCCCATCTGCTTCGACCTGACCTTTGTGGG AAAGGATGGCGATGACAAAGCTCGTCCTGTTATCATCCATCGTGCCATCTTGGGCTCTGTTGAGCGAATGATCGCCATTCTGACAGAAAATTATGCTGGGAAATG GCCTCTGTGGATCTCGCCAAGGCAGGTGATGGTGGTGCCAGTCAACCCTTCCTGTGAGGATTATGCCAAGAAC GTCTGTAAAGAATTCACAAATGCAGGCATGATGGCTGATGCCGACCTGGATTCTGGTTgccttttgaacaaaaaaatccgcAATGCTCAGATGGCCCAATACAACTTCATTttcg TGGTCGGTGAGAAGGAGAAGACGACCAACAGCGTCAATGTTCGCACGAGAGACAACAAAATCCACGGCGAACTATTGGTGGCCGAGGCGGTTGAACGCCTGTGCCTTCTCAAGCAGGCCCGCTGTCGAAATGCAGAAGAGGAATTCTGA